Proteins encoded in a region of the Zea mays cultivar B73 chromosome 4, Zm-B73-REFERENCE-NAM-5.0, whole genome shotgun sequence genome:
- the LOC100276956 gene encoding uncharacterized protein LOC100276956, translated as MSGTSSFTTGESSRAGEQPERDEVVEFKARTWVALSSIIVVHSANDEGRRMLALRASDIFLDLQPPQVGASYLVLPDRIVKHPRYADHPVVLSACSDHFLFRATPAEGPSNLICFFVGDVNARTVVRLPEVPFHMAVNTIPHPQYSIGLIADPRSRHGGHYMVAQLHPTFTTHHTTLLCYSSVTDQWTARPLASTESEEHHRWGAHGVLAHGGLLWWIDLFYGMLVCDPFAADDNLHLRFVPLPVGSIRTGRRVPGPENIGRERFIRPSQGKLRYVEIQGAPSGMRTSNYQPPSNPQVRMFTLVSQEGQHHWVHEYTATFLDIWSHRSYAEAGLPQGVVPWLALIDPNNANTLYFFRGTTLFAVDGQTRQVLFRVRCLVLESARGGHRFQNSRFIGAWELPPALEPDVLCTHDVGGGSSIWGSDSEGTDGSDREQAISDQATNSGDQAADSPDQAADSPDQADAEP; from the exons ATGTCAGGCACGTCTTCGTTCACAACCGGGGAGTCGTCTCGAGCCGGCGAGCAACCGGAGCGCGACGAGGTGGTTGAGTTCAAGGCCCGCACGTGGGTGGCACTCTCCTCCATCATCGTCGTCCACAGCGCCAACGACGAGGGGAGACGGATGCTCGCGCTCCGTGCCTCCGACATCTTTCTCGACCTCCAGCCCCCGCAGGTCGGCGCCTCCTACCTAGTCCTGCCCGATCGCATCGTCAAGCACCCCAGGTATGCAGACCACCCCGTCGTCTTGTCCGCCTGCTCCGACCACTTCCTCTTCCGGGCTACCCCGGCCGAGGGCCCCTCGAACCTCATCTGCTTCTTCGTTGGCGACGTCAACGCCCGCACCGTCGTCCGCCTCCCCGAGGTCCCCTTCCACATGGCCGTCAACACCATCCCGCATCCGCAATACAGCATTGGCCTCATCGCCGACCCGCGATCGCGACACGGTGGTCATTACATGGTGGCCCAGCTCCACCCGACCTTTACGACCCACCACACGACCCTGCTATGCTACTCCAGCGTCACCGACCAGTGGACCGCCAGGCCGCTGGCCTCCACCGAGAGCGAGGAGCACCATCGCTGGGGCGCCCACGGCGTCCTTGCCCATGGCGGCCTCCTCTGGTGGATCGACCTCTTCTACGGCATGCTCGTCTGCGACCCTTTCGCCGCAGACGACAACCTGCACCTGCGCTTCGTCCCGCTCCCGGTCGGCTCCATCCGCACGGGCAGGCGCGTCCCCGGCCCAGAGAACATAGGCCGGGAACGCTTCATCAGGCCGAGCCAGGGCAAGCTGCGATACGTGGAGATCCAAGGAGCCCCCAGCGGTATGCGTACTAGCAACTACCAGCCCCCGTCGAACCCCCAGGTCCGCATGTTCACGCTCGTCAGCCAAGAGGGCCAGCATCACTGGGTACACGAGTACACGGCGACCTTCCTCGACATTTGGAGCCACCGCAGCTACGCCGAGGCCGGTCTGCCCCAGGGCGTGGTGCCTTGGCTCGCCCTCATCGACCCCAACAACGCCAACACTCTCTACTTCTTCCGGGGCACGACGCTCTTCGCAGTGGACGGACAAACCAGACAGGTCTTGTTCCGCGTGCGATGCTTGGTACTAGAATCCGCACGCGGGGGCCACAGGTTCCAGAACTCCCGCTTCATTGGTGCGTGGGAGCTGCCACCAGCGCTAGAGCCAGACG TTCTCTGCACACATGATGTAGGTGGTGGGAGCTCGATTTGGGGGTCTGATAGCGAAGGAACGGATGGATCAGACAGGGAGCAGGCTATCAGTGACCAAGCTACCAACTCTGGTGACCAAGCTGCCGACTCTCCTGACCAAGCTGCAGACTCTCCTGACCAAGCTGATGCTGAACCATAA